The proteins below come from a single Malus sylvestris chromosome 3, drMalSylv7.2, whole genome shotgun sequence genomic window:
- the LOC126616844 gene encoding abscisic acid 8'-hydroxylase 2, which produces MQLFASSTFLHSDFVLLLIPVLLLLGLVLQWRHPKHKRLPPGSMGWPYIGETLKLYTENPNSFFSTRQKRYGNIFKTHVLGCPCVMITSPEAARVVLVSRAHLFKPTYPRSKERMIGPEAIFFHQGAYHSRLKKMVQASLLPCAIKESVSEIEQIVINLLPTWKNNTINTLQEMKRYAFDVAMISAFGNKRDFEMEGIKHLYQCLEKGYNSMPLDLPGTSFHKAMKARKLLNETLKKMIELERRKSPKEDSGGLLRVMLGATDQNNKLNLQLSDSQIADNIIGVIFAAHDTTASVLTWLIKYLHDNADLLEAVTREQEGIRCQLVNENRGLTWDDTRRMSLTTRVIQETLRTASILSFTFREAVEDVEFEGYVIPKGWKVLPLFRSIHHCDDFFPQPEKFDPSRFEVPPRPNTFMPFGNGVHSCPGSELAKLEMLILLHHLTTAYRWQVTGDEDGIQYGPFPVPKQGLPIKVVPRNKKAT; this is translated from the exons ATGCAACTTTTTGCCTCATCAACTTTTTTGCATTCTGATTTTGTTCTTCTTCTGATTCCAGTCCTGCTGCTCTTAGGCCTTGTCCTCCAATGGCGCCACCCCAAGCACAAACGCCTCCCCCCTGGCTCAATGGGTTGGCCTTACATAGGAGAGACCCTCAAGCTTTATACTGAAAACCcaaattctttcttctctaccAGGCAAAAACG GTATGGAAATATTTTTAAGACGCATGTATTGGGGTGTCCTTGTGTGATGATTACAAGCCCAGAAGCAGCAAGAGTGGTTCTTGTGAGCCGGGCACATCTGTTCAAGCCGACCTATCCAAGAAGCAAAGAGAGAATGATAGGACCGGAAGCAATATTTTTCCACCAAGGGGCCTACCATTCAAGGTTGAAGAAGATGGTTCAGGCTTCCCTTTTGCCTTGTGCAATAAAAGAGTCGGTCTCAGAGATTGAACAAATTGTTATCAATCTTCTCCCCACTTGGAAGAACAACACCATCAACACTTTGCAAGAGATGAAGAGG TATGCTTTTGATGTGGCAATGATTTCAGCCTTCGGAAACAAAAGGGACTTTGAAATGGAAGGAATTAAACATCTGTATCAATGCCTTGAGAAAGGCTACAATTCCATGCCTCTTGATCTACCTGGAACTTCCTTTCACAAAGCCATGAAG GCAAGGAAGCTTCTCAATGAGACATTGAAAAAAATGATAGAATTAGAGAGAAGGAAGAGTCCTAAAGAAGATAGTGGTGGCTTGTTGAGAGTAATGCTGGGAGCAACAGACCAGAATAATAAGCTTAATTTGCAGCTTAGTGATTCTCAAATTGCTGACAATATCATTGGGGTCATCTTTGCTGCTCACGATACCACTGCAAGTGTCCTAACTTGGCTCATTAAATATCTCCATGACAACGCCGATCTCCTAGAAGCTGTTACT AGAGAACAAGAAGGAATTCGATGCCAATTAGTCAATGAGAATCGTGGGCTTACGTGGGATGATACTAGGCGCATGTCCTTAACTACCAGG GTGATTCAAGAAACTCTAAGAACAGCAAGTATACTGTCCTTCACATTCAGAGAAGCAGTGGAAGACGTGGAGTTCGAGGGTTATGTTATCCCTAAAGGTTGGAAGGTGCTGCCTCTATTCAGAAGCATTCATCACTGTGATGATTTCTTCCCTCAGCCCGAAAAGTTTGACCCTTCAAGATTTGAG GTTCCACCAAGACCAAACACTTTCATGCCGTTTGGAAATGGCGTGCATTCTTGTCCAGGCAGTGAGCTGGCCAAGCTTGAGATGCTCATCCTCCTCCATCACCTCACCACTGCTTACAG GTGGCAGGTGACGGGAGATGAGGACGGGATACAGTATGGCCCTTTCCCGGTACCCAAACAGGGATTACCAATAAAAGTAGTCCCAAGAAACAAGAAGGCAACTTAA